A DNA window from Romeriopsis navalis LEGE 11480 contains the following coding sequences:
- a CDS encoding response regulator: MTSSSQTATVNNQNQKLNELDNVSSNIPRSSQKVLIVDDDPNLRMLLAAALADDGYETIMAQDGVEGLAQCKAVKPDIILLDAVMPQLDGISCCREIQAHYQSNVASQPCPPILMITAMSDTSVIEQAFAAGASDFITKPIHWPILKQRLQRCLENNVLKHQVIAATNEIQHLNIQLAKVTAS; encoded by the coding sequence ATGACGTCTTCATCGCAAACAGCCACTGTCAACAATCAAAATCAAAAATTAAACGAATTGGACAACGTGAGCAGCAATATACCCAGAAGCAGTCAAAAAGTGCTGATTGTGGATGACGACCCCAATCTTCGCATGCTTTTGGCCGCGGCTTTAGCCGATGATGGGTATGAAACGATTATGGCCCAGGATGGGGTTGAAGGCTTAGCTCAATGTAAAGCCGTCAAGCCTGATATTATCCTGCTCGATGCCGTCATGCCACAGCTTGATGGTATTAGCTGTTGTCGTGAAATCCAGGCCCATTACCAATCCAACGTCGCATCGCAACCCTGTCCACCAATTCTGATGATTACGGCAATGTCTGACACCAGTGTCATCGAGCAAGCCTTTGCCGCAGGTGCCAGCGACTTTATCACCAAACCAATTCACTGGCCTATTCTCAAACAACGCCTGCAACGGTGTCTGGAAAATAATGTGCTCAAGCATCAGGTGATTGCGGCCACTAATGAGATTCAGCACCTAAATATCCAACTTGCCAAGGTGACAGCCAGTTGA